Proteins co-encoded in one Psychromonas sp. L1A2 genomic window:
- a CDS encoding S1 family peptidase, translated as MNFGDFQIPLLIAKKSINKGHVNLQIDRYAGVAFYVGDKGKVVTCRHIIQMVQDDEVLVGKCLVSNQILPISNIKEHPKFDFAMGVFPTTHKYSTFPIENVELSLGQDVRVFGFNNIGKVGENVEVKARLLKGYIVSISDKSDHPEAKSITELSFPSLKGFSGSPLVSTQTGQLVGMMFSNLESSIEVHSFMDVEENGDSFKEGIYRIIELGLAHPVKDIIEFMSELEK; from the coding sequence ATGAATTTTGGTGATTTTCAAATACCGCTATTAATTGCTAAAAAAAGCATAAATAAAGGCCATGTTAACCTACAAATCGATAGATATGCAGGAGTTGCTTTCTATGTTGGTGACAAAGGTAAAGTTGTAACTTGCCGTCACATAATTCAGATGGTGCAAGATGATGAAGTATTAGTTGGTAAATGTTTAGTTAGTAATCAAATATTACCTATATCAAACATTAAAGAGCATCCTAAGTTTGATTTTGCCATGGGAGTTTTCCCTACAACACATAAGTATTCAACTTTTCCTATAGAAAATGTTGAATTATCTTTGGGTCAAGACGTTAGAGTTTTTGGGTTTAATAATATTGGTAAAGTAGGCGAGAATGTAGAAGTAAAAGCTAGGCTACTAAAAGGTTACATAGTTTCAATTAGTGATAAGTCTGATCACCCTGAAGCTAAATCAATTACAGAGTTATCATTTCCATCACTTAAAGGTTTTAGTGGAAGTCCTTTGGTAAGTACGCAGACAGGTCAACTAGTTGGAATGATGTTTAGTAATCTTGAATCTTCGATTGAGGTACATTCATTCATGGATGTAGAAGAAAATGGAGATAGCTTCAAAGAAGGGATTTATAGAATTATTGAATTAGGCCTAGCGCATCCAGTTAAGGATATAATTGAATTTATGTCTGAACTTGAAAAGTAG
- a CDS encoding transposase, with product MTQSRQSQVSLSDTPYYHCVSRCVRRAYLCGEDKYTEKSFEHRRQWVVERMHYLASLFNIDICAYAIMSNHYHLVLHIDEQHNESLTHEEVCERWCQLYSKPVLVERWQSEQTTSEAENKAALTIINGWRGRLADISWFMRCLNEFIARKANKEDECSGRFWEGRFKSQALLDEDALLTCMAYVDLNPIRAKMATSVETSEYTSAYERLLPCKKAGVAQQQDKPSDLYHKKPLFGFIGDENQNDTQSIPFSLLDYIELVDWSGRIIREDKRGAISSQRPRLLSTLGLENDIWLSLASSFGKDYHGAVGSLEALAAYAGNTGKRWIASKNQLRLH from the coding sequence ATGACTCAATCTCGCCAATCACAAGTATCATTATCTGATACACCTTATTACCACTGTGTTTCGCGTTGTGTTCGTAGAGCTTACTTATGTGGTGAAGATAAATACACCGAAAAATCCTTTGAACATCGCCGTCAGTGGGTTGTTGAGCGAATGCATTACCTCGCTTCTCTTTTTAATATTGATATCTGCGCTTACGCTATCATGTCCAACCATTATCACCTGGTATTGCACATAGATGAGCAACATAATGAAAGCCTAACGCATGAAGAAGTTTGTGAGCGTTGGTGTCAGCTCTATTCAAAACCTGTATTAGTTGAGCGTTGGCAATCCGAGCAAACCACCTCAGAAGCAGAAAATAAAGCCGCATTAACTATTATTAATGGGTGGAGAGGGCGATTAGCTGATATTTCATGGTTTATGCGCTGTTTAAATGAATTCATTGCGCGCAAAGCGAATAAAGAAGATGAATGTTCAGGTCGTTTCTGGGAGGGAAGATTCAAGTCTCAAGCATTACTAGACGAAGATGCGTTATTAACCTGTATGGCCTATGTCGACCTAAATCCAATTCGCGCCAAAATGGCAACTAGCGTTGAAACATCAGAATATACATCAGCTTATGAGCGCCTATTACCTTGCAAAAAAGCTGGTGTTGCCCAACAACAAGACAAACCGTCAGATTTATATCATAAGAAACCACTGTTTGGCTTTATTGGTGATGAAAATCAAAATGATACGCAGAGTATTCCATTTTCACTATTAGATTACATCGAGCTTGTCGATTGGAGTGGCCGTATTATTCGAGAAGATAAACGGGGGGCTATTTCAAGCCAACGGCCTAGGTTATTATCAACATTAGGCTTAGAAAATGATATTTGGTTATCATTGGCGAGTAGTTTTGGAAAAGATTATCACGGAGCGGTGGGCTCTTTAGAAGCATTAGCTGCTTATGCAGGTAACACAGGCAAACGTTGGATAGCCAGTAAAAACCAATTACGGCTGCATTAA
- a CDS encoding transposase, which produces MTQSRQSQVSLSDTPYYHCVSRCVRRAYLCGEDKYTEKSFEHRRQWVVERMHYLASLFNIDICAYAIMSNHYHLVLHIDEQHNESLTHEEVCERWCQLYSKPVLVERWQSEQTTSEAENKAALTIINGWRGRLADISWFMRCLNEFIARKANKEDECSGRFWEGRFKSQALLDEDALSKDLDTHLFE; this is translated from the coding sequence ATGACTCAATCTCGCCAATCACAAGTATCATTATCTGATACACCTTATTACCACTGTGTTTCGCGTTGTGTTCGTAGAGCTTACTTATGTGGTGAAGATAAATACACCGAAAAATCCTTTGAACATCGCCGTCAGTGGGTTGTTGAGCGAATGCATTACCTCGCTTCTCTTTTTAATATTGATATCTGCGCTTACGCTATCATGTCCAACCATTATCACCTGGTATTGCACATAGATGAGCAACATAATGAAAGCCTAACGCATGAAGAAGTTTGTGAGCGTTGGTGTCAGCTCTATTCAAAACCTGTATTAGTTGAGCGTTGGCAATCCGAGCAAACCACCTCAGAAGCAGAAAATAAAGCCGCATTAACTATTATTAATGGGTGGAGAGGGCGATTAGCTGATATTTCATGGTTTATGCGCTGTTTAAATGAATTCATTGCGCGCAAAGCGAATAAAGAAGATGAATGTTCAGGTCGTTTCTGGGAGGGGAGATTCAAGTCTCAAGCATTACTAGACGAAGATGCGTTATCGAAAGATCTGGACACCCACCTATTTGAATAA
- a CDS encoding IS110 family transposase codes for MQKYAFIKDSLTIAIIQIGGCPDLCPTVRFVAVKSTEQQDIQSLQRIAERLVKTRTGDVNQLRGLLSEYGVVVGTGITTLMNAVPDIVEDANNELTSIARSFILRIYRNIQRISVQIEAVKTELFDLIKDKDEYALLQSIPGIGPIISAALMASVGDAGAFKNGRQLAAWIGLTPTQYASGETNRMGKISKRGNSSLRKYLIHGARTVLNWCEKKDDVLSCWLKTLKERMHGCKAVVALANKLARIIWSVLTTKQPFDVTKACA; via the coding sequence ATGCAAAAATACGCATTTATAAAAGATAGTTTAACTATCGCAATTATTCAAATAGGTGGGTGTCCAGATCTTTGTCCAACAGTTCGTTTTGTTGCGGTTAAATCGACAGAGCAACAAGACATTCAATCACTACAACGGATTGCTGAACGATTGGTAAAAACAAGAACGGGTGACGTGAATCAGTTAAGAGGTTTATTATCTGAGTACGGCGTAGTGGTTGGAACGGGTATCACGACTTTGATGAACGCAGTACCTGATATCGTTGAAGATGCGAATAATGAATTAACGTCGATAGCACGCAGTTTTATCCTACGTATTTATCGTAATATACAACGAATAAGTGTTCAAATTGAAGCAGTAAAAACAGAGTTGTTCGACCTAATTAAAGACAAAGATGAATATGCATTGTTACAAAGCATACCAGGTATCGGGCCAATTATTTCAGCCGCTTTAATGGCATCAGTCGGTGATGCGGGGGCCTTTAAAAATGGCAGGCAGCTAGCCGCTTGGATTGGCCTAACACCCACACAATATGCTAGTGGTGAAACAAATCGAATGGGTAAAATAAGTAAGCGGGGCAATAGTTCGCTTAGAAAGTATCTAATTCATGGTGCGCGCACGGTACTGAACTGGTGTGAGAAAAAAGACGATGTATTGAGTTGTTGGCTGAAAACGCTAAAAGAGCGAATGCATGGGTGTAAAGCAGTGGTTGCTTTAGCGAATAAGCTAGCCAGAATAATTTGGTCGGTATTAACGACTAAACAGCCCTTTGATGTGACTAAAGCTTGTGCATGA